A single Clostridium sp. AN503 DNA region contains:
- a CDS encoding VirB4-like conjugal transfer ATPase, CD1110 family: protein MRKGKEAKQAAPKRAGDKGRKQAGPQTAQQTIPFREMFKDGVCRLNNGVYTKTVEFEDINYQLAQAEDQSAIFDGWSSFLNYFDSALPFQLSFINHRSRPESKYTVNIAPRHDEFDSIRAEYVEMLENQIAKSNNGIVRTKLITFGVPADSVKAARPRLERIEADIMGNFKQLGVQSRPLPGRERLEILHGQLHPGGREPFTFTWEQIPQTGMTTKDFIAPTSFDFRRGRFFKVGATWGAASYLQITASELSDKLLAELLELDTEMTVTMHIQTVDQSKAIKTIKGKLSDIDKMKMEEQKKAVRSGYDMDILPPDLVTFSKDAKTLLEDLQSRNERMFLLTFLIVNMAPTREQLENEIFTVSGITQKYNCTIRRLDFQQEQGFLSSLPLGCNAVEIQRGLTTSSTAIFIPFLTQELRMDGEAVYYGLNALSHNVIMANRKKLKNPNGIYLGVPGSGKSFAGKRELVNVFLATNDRIIIVDPMGEYSALVRRLGGQVVEIAPNSPHHINPMDISADFDTGEENPMALKADFILSLMELIVGGKDGLQPVERTVIDRCVRLMYRDYLQAPGTAKMPILQDLYTLLCKQTEPEAARLATSLEIYVSGSLNVFNHETDVDLSSRLVCLDLKKLGAGLRTIAMLIMQDLVNSQVSANFAQGTATWCYFDEFHLLLKDELTASYCVTVWKMLRKKFCVPSALTQNVKDLLASREIENIFENSDFLVMLSQAQGDRQILAKQLGISPTQLSFVTNSNSGEGLLFFGNVIIPFSDRFPQNTEIYRLLTTRPEDLKDEGTGV, encoded by the coding sequence TTGCGAAAAGGAAAAGAGGCAAAACAGGCCGCGCCCAAACGGGCAGGCGATAAGGGCCGGAAACAGGCGGGGCCGCAGACCGCACAGCAGACAATCCCGTTCCGGGAAATGTTTAAGGACGGCGTATGCCGCTTAAACAACGGCGTTTACACAAAGACGGTGGAGTTTGAGGACATCAACTACCAGCTCGCGCAGGCCGAAGATCAGTCGGCTATCTTTGACGGGTGGAGCTCCTTCCTGAACTACTTTGACAGCGCCCTGCCCTTCCAGCTCTCCTTCATCAACCACCGCTCCCGGCCTGAAAGCAAGTACACCGTGAACATCGCCCCGAGGCATGACGAGTTTGACAGTATCCGGGCCGAGTATGTGGAAATGCTGGAAAACCAGATTGCCAAAAGCAACAACGGCATTGTCCGCACGAAGCTGATAACCTTCGGCGTCCCGGCAGATAGCGTGAAGGCGGCGCGGCCCCGGCTGGAACGGATTGAGGCCGACATTATGGGGAACTTCAAACAGTTAGGCGTCCAGTCGCGGCCCCTCCCCGGGCGGGAACGTCTGGAAATCCTACACGGCCAACTCCACCCCGGAGGCCGGGAGCCCTTCACATTCACATGGGAGCAGATACCACAGACAGGCATGACCACAAAAGACTTTATCGCCCCGACCAGCTTTGACTTCCGCCGGGGCCGGTTCTTCAAGGTGGGGGCAACATGGGGCGCGGCCTCTTATTTGCAGATAACCGCCTCGGAGCTCTCCGACAAACTGCTTGCGGAGCTTCTGGAACTGGACACGGAAATGACCGTCACCATGCACATTCAGACGGTAGACCAGTCAAAGGCCATCAAGACCATCAAGGGCAAGCTCTCGGACATTGACAAAATGAAGATGGAAGAACAGAAAAAGGCTGTCCGCTCGGGCTACGATATGGACATTCTCCCGCCCGACCTTGTGACGTTCAGCAAGGACGCAAAGACCTTGCTGGAGGATTTGCAGAGCCGCAACGAGAGAATGTTTCTTTTAACCTTCCTGATTGTCAACATGGCCCCCACGCGGGAACAGCTTGAAAACGAGATTTTCACGGTTTCCGGTATCACGCAGAAATATAACTGCACAATCCGGCGGCTGGACTTCCAGCAGGAACAGGGCTTTCTGTCCTCCCTTCCCCTCGGCTGTAATGCCGTGGAGATCCAGCGGGGCCTGACAACCAGCAGCACCGCGATTTTCATTCCCTTCCTGACCCAAGAGCTCCGCATGGACGGGGAAGCGGTCTATTACGGCCTGAACGCTCTTTCCCATAACGTCATCATGGCAAACCGCAAGAAACTTAAAAATCCCAACGGGATATACCTTGGAGTTCCGGGAAGTGGGAAAAGTTTTGCCGGAAAAAGGGAATTAGTCAACGTATTCCTTGCCACAAATGACCGCATTATCATCGTAGACCCAATGGGGGAATATTCCGCTCTGGTACGGCGGCTTGGCGGGCAGGTGGTGGAGATTGCGCCTAACAGCCCGCACCACATCAACCCGATGGACATATCCGCAGACTTTGACACTGGGGAGGAAAACCCAATGGCGCTGAAAGCGGACTTCATTCTCTCGCTGATGGAGCTGATTGTGGGCGGCAAGGACGGCCTTCAACCCGTGGAGCGGACAGTCATTGACCGCTGTGTGCGGCTCATGTACCGGGACTATCTGCAAGCCCCCGGCACGGCCAAAATGCCGATACTCCAAGACCTGTATACGCTCCTGTGCAAACAGACGGAGCCGGAGGCGGCGCGGCTGGCAACCTCGCTGGAAATCTATGTGTCGGGCTCCCTCAATGTATTCAACCATGAAACCGATGTTGACCTGTCAAGCCGCCTTGTCTGCCTCGACCTAAAGAAGCTCGGGGCGGGCCTGCGGACAATCGCCATGCTGATTATGCAGGATTTAGTTAATTCGCAGGTATCGGCCAACTTTGCACAGGGAACCGCCACATGGTGCTACTTTGACGAGTTCCATTTACTCTTGAAAGACGAGCTCACGGCCTCTTACTGCGTGACCGTCTGGAAAATGCTGCGGAAGAAATTTTGCGTCCCGAGTGCGTTGACCCAGAATGTAAAAGACCTTCTTGCCAGCCGGGAGATAGAGAACATCTTTGAAAACAGCGACTTTCTCGTTATGCTCTCGCAGGCCCAGGGCGACCGGCAGATTTTGGCGAAGCAGTTAGGAATCAGTCCCACCCAGTTATCCTTTGTCACCAACAGCAACAGCGGCGAAGGGCTCTTATTCTTCGGAAATGTGATTATCCCATTCTCTGACAGGTTCCCGCAGAATACCGAGATTTACCGTCTCCTGACCACCCGCCCCGAGGATTTGAAAGATGAAGGGACGGGCGTATGA
- a CDS encoding C40 family peptidase, whose translation MEHENVGVEGAHKSELVAETGIRKVSRFAKRRWRTRHARSVVKWEKKEIRASADYAFHTAAQEHPELYSNPLSRFSQKWKLKREYAKRAREAAKQGARAAEKTAITTEKLARRVALFVKRHPVGVLIVLAVLLVVMLLMGALSSLPGMIGGGAMNAVLGTSYGSEDSDLLGADEDYTALERAMVDEIANIESTHPGYDEYRYQVDEVGHNPYELASYLTAKFQSYTRAEVQGELQAVFDAQYKLTLTETVEIRYRTETDTWTDEEGNSHTDTYEVPYEYYILTVTLKNRTLPVVINERLTADQKELYSATMWTKGNKPYLWDNIYTGGDTAPGPSYEIPGEALTDPDFAALIAEAEKYLGYPYVWGGSSPSTSFDCSGFVCWVYTHSGVYNLPRTTATGIYNQCAIIPKSEARPGDLIFFTRTYDSAGPVSHVGIYVGDNMMIHCGDPIKYASISTSYWQEHFYAFGRLN comes from the coding sequence GTGGAACATGAAAATGTGGGCGTGGAAGGAGCCCACAAATCCGAGCTTGTGGCCGAGACAGGTATCCGCAAGGTGTCCCGGTTTGCCAAAAGGCGGTGGCGTACCCGCCACGCCCGAAGCGTGGTGAAGTGGGAGAAAAAAGAAATCCGAGCCAGTGCGGACTATGCGTTTCACACCGCCGCGCAGGAACACCCGGAGCTATACAGCAATCCCCTGTCCCGCTTTTCGCAGAAGTGGAAACTCAAACGGGAGTATGCCAAGCGGGCGCGGGAGGCGGCGAAGCAAGGCGCAAGGGCGGCGGAGAAAACCGCCATTACCACGGAAAAACTGGCCCGGCGTGTGGCCCTCTTTGTGAAACGCCACCCGGTCGGCGTCCTGATTGTGCTTGCCGTCCTTCTGGTGGTCATGCTGCTGATGGGCGCTTTATCCTCCCTCCCCGGCATGATTGGGGGCGGGGCCATGAACGCTGTTTTAGGCACTTCCTACGGTTCCGAGGACAGCGACCTGTTAGGGGCCGACGAGGACTACACGGCATTAGAGCGGGCGATGGTGGACGAAATCGCCAATATCGAGAGCACCCACCCCGGCTATGACGAGTACCGCTATCAGGTGGACGAGGTGGGACACAACCCCTATGAGCTGGCCTCCTACTTAACCGCAAAATTCCAATCCTACACCCGCGCCGAGGTACAGGGGGAGCTTCAAGCCGTATTTGACGCACAGTATAAGCTGACCCTGACCGAGACGGTGGAAATCCGTTACCGCACGGAAACCGATACATGGACGGACGAGGAAGGCAACAGCCATACGGACACCTATGAAGTCCCCTACGAGTATTACATTCTCACCGTCACCCTGAAAAACCGCACCCTGCCCGTGGTTATCAACGAGCGGCTGACCGCCGACCAGAAGGAGCTCTATTCGGCTACCATGTGGACGAAGGGCAACAAGCCCTATCTGTGGGATAACATCTATACGGGCGGCGATACCGCCCCCGGCCCCTCCTACGAGATACCGGGGGAGGCCCTGACCGACCCGGATTTTGCCGCCCTGATTGCCGAGGCGGAAAAGTACCTGGGCTACCCTTATGTGTGGGGCGGAAGCTCCCCGAGCACAAGTTTTGACTGTTCGGGCTTTGTGTGCTGGGTATACACCCATTCCGGCGTTTACAACCTGCCCCGCACCACGGCAACCGGGATTTACAACCAATGCGCCATCATTCCAAAGAGTGAAGCCCGGCCCGGAGATCTGATTTTCTTTACCCGCACCTATGACAGCGCCGGGCCTGTCTCCCACGTCGGCATTTATGTAGGCGACAATATGATGATCCACTGTGGCGACCCCATCAAATATGCCAGTATCAGCACGTCCTACTGGCAGGAACATTTTTACGCCTTCGGGCGGCTCAACTGA
- a CDS encoding PcfB family protein, which produces MEEEVSRKTVAISVQAAKLTGRVLFMACQKFLAGVQKHNRDALTPHGRQTVKQLMGHVGQSNSIQLKGDARLFDRVARKFNVDYAFHKVGPKDYLLFFKAGQADAITAAFSEYTKRVMARQKDKPSIRRGLRQAVGRVKTRQKEREKTREAVQER; this is translated from the coding sequence ATGGAAGAAGAAGTATCAAGAAAGACTGTGGCTATATCCGTACAGGCGGCAAAGCTGACGGGCCGGGTGCTGTTCATGGCGTGCCAGAAGTTTCTGGCCGGAGTGCAGAAACACAACCGGGACGCGCTCACGCCCCACGGGCGGCAGACCGTGAAACAGCTCATGGGCCACGTCGGACAGTCCAACAGTATCCAGCTAAAGGGGGACGCCCGCCTGTTTGACCGGGTGGCCCGGAAATTCAATGTAGACTATGCGTTCCACAAGGTAGGCCCGAAGGACTATCTCCTGTTTTTCAAGGCGGGACAGGCCGACGCCATCACGGCGGCATTTTCCGAGTATACCAAGCGGGTGATGGCCCGCCAGAAAGACAAGCCCTCTATCCGGCGCGGGCTCCGGCAGGCCGTGGGCCGTGTCAAGACCCGGCAGAAGGAACGGGAAAAGACCAGAGAGGCGGTGCAGGAACGGTGA
- a CDS encoding PrgI family protein has translation MPYVQVPKDLSKVKTKLAFNLTKRQLICFSGAAAVGIPVYLLTRPVIGNSPALFLMIGLMLPFFFFAMFERDGLPFEKILRNYIRARFLWPQVRPYKTENFYAAWSGPGASGQVGPKPEDTPKGGTRIAKRKRGKTGRAQTGRR, from the coding sequence TTGCCCTATGTGCAGGTTCCGAAAGATTTATCCAAAGTAAAGACCAAGCTGGCCTTCAACCTGACGAAGCGCCAGCTTATTTGTTTCTCGGGCGCGGCGGCGGTGGGAATCCCCGTCTATCTGCTGACCCGCCCCGTCATCGGTAACAGTCCGGCACTGTTCCTGATGATTGGCCTCATGCTCCCATTCTTTTTCTTTGCCATGTTCGAGCGTGACGGCCTCCCCTTTGAAAAGATACTGCGAAACTATATCCGGGCCCGGTTCCTCTGGCCCCAAGTCCGGCCCTACAAGACCGAAAATTTCTATGCCGCATGGAGCGGCCCCGGCGCTTCGGGCCAAGTTGGCCCGAAGCCGGAGGACACACCGAAAGGAGGTACAAGGATTGCGAAAAGGAAAAGAGGCAAAACAGGCCGCGCCCAAACGGGCAGGCGATAA
- a CDS encoding septation protein SpoVG family protein, protein MAPRRYGVASDGSIQPLWHGKLAEDFTEADTLRFMADTDIQLNGNVSADTLTAIRRAGYRYEGGEVLSRPGKEEMTMSEEKTTGTQAPEQEAPGGSGLKLDVTARPIDPIKNLVGFATVKLNDCFVVEDFKILQSDKGLYVGMPSKPDKSSRTGYRDTVKPITKEFREELHGAILEAYQQEIEKLQARIAAARQAPPPEKASIKGQLEAGTKKAAKENAARAPKEKPAKAAER, encoded by the coding sequence ATGGCCCCGAGACGGTACGGCGTGGCCTCGGACGGAAGTATTCAGCCGCTATGGCATGGAAAACTGGCGGAGGACTTCACCGAGGCGGACACCCTGCGCTTCATGGCCGACACGGATATTCAGTTAAACGGAAATGTGTCTGCGGACACGCTGACGGCAATCAGGCGGGCAGGCTACCGCTACGAGGGCGGGGAGGTTCTTTCCCGGCCCGGAAAGGAGGAAATGACAATGAGTGAGGAAAAGACCACGGGCACGCAGGCCCCGGAACAGGAGGCCCCCGGCGGCTCCGGCCTAAAGCTGGACGTGACCGCCCGGCCCATTGACCCCATCAAAAATCTGGTGGGTTTTGCCACCGTGAAGCTCAACGACTGCTTTGTGGTGGAGGACTTCAAGATTTTACAGAGTGACAAGGGCCTGTATGTGGGTATGCCGAGCAAGCCGGACAAGAGCAGCCGGACAGGCTACCGGGACACGGTGAAGCCCATCACAAAGGAGTTCCGGGAGGAACTTCACGGGGCGATTTTAGAGGCGTACCAACAGGAGATAGAAAAGTTACAGGCCCGGATTGCCGCCGCCCGGCAGGCCCCGCCACCGGAAAAGGCGTCCATCAAGGGCCAGTTGGAGGCCGGAACGAAGAAGGCGGCAAAGGAGAACGCCGCCCGAGCCCCGAAGGAAAAGCCAGCGAAGGCGGCGGAGCGGTAA
- a CDS encoding Maff2 family protein: MEFFASAIDTLKILVIAIGAGLGVWGVVNLLEGYGSDNPGAKSQGIKQLMSGGGIILIGTTLIPLLSGLFS, encoded by the coding sequence ATGGAATTTTTTGCTTCTGCTATCGACACCCTGAAAATCCTTGTTATCGCTATCGGCGCGGGCCTCGGCGTGTGGGGCGTGGTCAATCTTTTGGAAGGTTACGGTTCGGACAACCCGGGAGCCAAGAGCCAGGGAATTAAACAGCTTATGAGCGGCGGCGGGATTATCCTGATTGGAACAACGCTCATTCCCCTGCTGTCCGGCCTGTTCAGCTAA
- a CDS encoding VirB6/TrbL-like conjugal transfer protein, CD1112 family: protein MQIIFDAIAEWLKGLLVAGIMGNLGGLFDNVNAQVGEIADQVGTAPAAWNAGVFSMIRQLSETVILPIAGLVLTFVMCYELIQLLVERNNLHDIDTWIFFKWIFKTFCAILILSNTFNIVMGVFDMAQSVVQQSAGLIQGSTEITPDMMADMETQLEAMELGPLLGLWLQSFFVGFTMTALNIVIFVIVYGRMIEIYLMTSLAPIPLATVVNREIGSMGQNYFRSLLAVGFQGLLIIVCVAIYAVLIQGIATGGDMIGAIWGCVGYTVLLCFTLFKTGSLAKSIFGAH from the coding sequence ATGCAGATAATCTTCGACGCAATCGCGGAATGGCTCAAGGGCCTGCTGGTTGCCGGTATCATGGGCAACCTCGGCGGGCTCTTTGACAACGTAAACGCGCAGGTCGGAGAGATTGCAGACCAAGTGGGGACGGCCCCGGCGGCATGGAACGCCGGGGTTTTCTCCATGATACGGCAGCTCTCCGAGACTGTCATTCTCCCAATCGCCGGGCTGGTGCTCACCTTTGTCATGTGCTACGAGCTCATTCAGCTACTTGTTGAGCGGAACAACCTGCACGATATAGACACATGGATATTTTTCAAGTGGATATTCAAGACCTTCTGCGCCATTCTCATTCTGTCCAATACCTTCAATATCGTGATGGGCGTGTTTGATATGGCGCAGTCCGTTGTCCAGCAGTCGGCGGGACTGATACAGGGGAGCACCGAAATCACCCCGGATATGATGGCCGATATGGAGACGCAGTTGGAGGCGATGGAGCTCGGCCCCCTCTTGGGGCTCTGGCTCCAATCCTTCTTTGTGGGCTTTACCATGACCGCTCTCAATATCGTGATTTTCGTGATTGTCTACGGGAGAATGATTGAAATTTACCTAATGACGAGCCTTGCCCCGATTCCCCTTGCAACGGTAGTCAACCGGGAAATCGGGAGTATGGGCCAGAACTATTTCCGCTCCCTGCTGGCGGTGGGCTTCCAAGGGCTTTTGATTATCGTCTGTGTCGCTATCTATGCGGTGCTGATACAGGGAATTGCCACGGGCGGGGACATGATCGGCGCGATATGGGGCTGTGTGGGCTATACCGTCCTGCTCTGCTTTACGCTCTTTAAGACGGGCTCCCTCGCAAAATCCATCTTTGGCGCTCATTGA
- a CDS encoding VirD4-like conjugal transfer protein, CD1115 family yields the protein MNAKIKKYVVPNLPYLFIFWFFCKLGEAYRLATGADFGAKLIGMMKTIGPAFGTIAPGLSGFDLLVGLVGAVALRLVVYNKVKNAKKFRKDVEYGSARWGTAKDIAPFIDPKFENNVILTGTEFLTMNTRPKIPANARNLNCCIIGSSGSGKTRFWLTPQLLQAHSSYVCVDPKGGVLSQVGHFLQKRKGYKIKVFNSVDFRKSMHYNPMAYIKTESDVLKFVNALITNTKGQGKEGDEFWTKAETLLYCALVAYIVFEGPEEERNMNTLVEMINSMEVREDDESFKNAVDYMFDGLAKRKPQCFAVRQYAKYRLSSGKTAKSILISCGARLAPFDIAELREIMSYDELELDRLGDEKTALFFCISDTDSTYNFIVALAFSQMFNLLCEKADNVYGGRLPHHVRVLWDEAANTGQVPQLEKMVAVIRSREISLCLFYQAMSQCKALYKDNSETILGNMDSVIFLGGREHSTIKEISEVLGKETISMYTESRTRGQSESYGQNLQRLGKELMTMDELTTMDGSKCILQLRGLRPFLSPKYDLKKHPNYKYTAEADKKRNAFRLEKLISTRLKLNPEEVYEVYGAGDVDSAEDDILNYDDLDDPDAFA from the coding sequence GTGAACGCCAAAATCAAAAAATATGTGGTTCCCAACCTCCCGTACCTGTTTATTTTCTGGTTCTTCTGTAAGCTCGGGGAGGCGTACCGCCTTGCGACAGGTGCGGACTTCGGCGCGAAGCTCATAGGCATGATGAAAACCATAGGCCCGGCCTTCGGGACAATCGCGCCGGGCCTCTCTGGCTTCGATTTGCTGGTGGGCCTTGTGGGGGCCGTGGCGCTCCGGCTGGTGGTCTACAACAAAGTGAAGAACGCAAAGAAATTCAGGAAGGACGTGGAATACGGCTCGGCCCGTTGGGGAACGGCCAAAGACATAGCCCCATTCATAGACCCGAAGTTTGAAAACAACGTGATACTGACCGGGACGGAATTTCTCACCATGAACACCCGGCCCAAAATCCCGGCCAACGCCCGAAATCTCAACTGCTGTATTATCGGTTCGTCTGGCTCGGGAAAGACCCGGTTCTGGCTGACCCCGCAACTATTACAGGCCCATTCCTCGTATGTGTGCGTAGATCCGAAAGGCGGCGTCCTCTCCCAAGTGGGACATTTCCTGCAAAAGAGGAAGGGCTATAAAATCAAGGTGTTCAATTCGGTGGACTTCCGAAAGAGTATGCACTATAACCCGATGGCCTACATTAAGACAGAGAGCGACGTTCTGAAATTCGTCAACGCCCTGATAACCAACACAAAGGGACAAGGGAAAGAGGGGGACGAGTTCTGGACGAAAGCCGAGACGCTTTTATACTGCGCCCTTGTGGCCTATATCGTCTTTGAGGGGCCGGAGGAAGAACGGAACATGAATACGTTAGTCGAAATGATTAACAGCATGGAAGTAAGGGAGGATGATGAAAGTTTCAAAAATGCCGTTGATTATATGTTTGACGGCCTCGCCAAGCGCAAGCCCCAATGCTTCGCGGTGCGCCAATATGCCAAGTACCGCCTTTCCAGCGGCAAGACCGCGAAAAGTATCTTGATTAGCTGTGGCGCACGTCTGGCCCCCTTTGATATTGCGGAGCTCCGGGAGATTATGAGCTATGACGAGTTAGAGCTTGACAGGCTCGGAGACGAGAAAACGGCGTTGTTCTTCTGCATTTCCGACACGGACAGCACCTACAACTTTATCGTGGCCCTTGCCTTCTCGCAGATGTTCAACCTGCTTTGTGAGAAAGCCGATAACGTTTACGGCGGGCGGCTCCCCCATCATGTACGGGTGCTGTGGGACGAGGCCGCCAACACGGGACAAGTGCCGCAGCTCGAAAAAATGGTCGCTGTCATTCGCTCCCGGGAAATCAGCCTGTGCCTGTTCTATCAGGCCATGAGCCAGTGCAAGGCCCTGTACAAAGACAATTCCGAAACCATCTTGGGAAACATGGATTCGGTTATCTTCCTCGGGGGCCGGGAGCACTCCACGATTAAGGAAATCTCGGAGGTACTGGGAAAAGAGACTATCTCCATGTATACCGAGAGCCGGACGCGGGGCCAGTCGGAAAGCTACGGCCAGAACCTCCAGCGGCTCGGCAAAGAGCTGATGACAATGGACGAGCTCACCACAATGGACGGGAGCAAATGTATCTTACAGCTTCGGGGGCTCCGGCCCTTCCTGTCCCCAAAGTACGATTTGAAAAAGCACCCAAACTATAAATACACGGCGGAGGCCGACAAGAAGCGCAACGCCTTCCGTCTGGAAAAGCTGATTAGCACCCGGCTGAAACTGAACCCCGAAGAAGTCTACGAGGTTTACGGGGCCGGGGACGTAGACAGCGCCGAGGACGATATTCTCAACTATGACGATCTGGACGACCCGGACGCCTTCGCCTGA
- a CDS encoding ParB/RepB/Spo0J family partition protein → MADDKKDLKPEEQAKNGPTAPEQHTPGKDTPPAKEAAGLPPAKEAPVPEKDSGPKQEKAEAAGPADKSRPGNVIDISGAMIDKIVAEKEKAAKVAEAGKEQPAEPAKTEQKEKKESEKQAGRTPKAVKKAPEKSDKPPAAKKAEPKKEAPAPEKPKEPEKPAGPVAAPRSGEPEQIVHINLSELHAFKNHPFQVRDDEEMRAMVASVKDKGVTQPAIVRPREGGGYEIVSGHRRQKASQLAGYLDMPCIVRNLTDEQAITQMVEDNTNQRENILPSERAKALKMQLEAIKHQGARETSGQIDPKEAGKRSNEIVALRNKMTVKQVQRYIKLNDLVPELSKAMDEGRIKFTPAVELAYIAPKNQQYIAVAIDAQQSAPSLSQAQRMRELDQKGVLNGDVIDGIMLEEKKEVDKVIINGAELEKYFGKEKTPQEMKEQIIKLLDDWKGKQKEHAKPEKKAEKEK, encoded by the coding sequence ATGGCTGATGATAAAAAAGATTTGAAGCCGGAGGAACAGGCCAAGAACGGCCCCACCGCTCCTGAACAGCATACCCCCGGCAAGGATACGCCGCCCGCCAAAGAGGCCGCAGGTTTGCCCCCGGCAAAAGAGGCCCCGGTCCCCGAAAAGGACAGCGGCCCGAAACAGGAAAAGGCGGAGGCGGCAGGCCCGGCGGATAAGAGCCGCCCCGGAAACGTCATTGATATTTCCGGCGCTATGATTGATAAAATCGTTGCGGAGAAAGAAAAGGCGGCAAAGGTGGCGGAGGCCGGGAAAGAACAGCCCGCCGAACCTGCAAAAACGGAACAGAAGGAAAAGAAAGAGTCGGAGAAGCAGGCGGGCCGCACCCCGAAGGCGGTAAAAAAAGCCCCTGAAAAATCGGATAAGCCGCCCGCCGCCAAAAAGGCCGAGCCGAAAAAAGAGGCTCCGGCCCCCGAGAAGCCGAAGGAGCCGGAAAAGCCCGCCGGGCCTGTGGCGGCCCCGCGTTCCGGGGAGCCGGAGCAGATTGTCCATATCAACCTGTCCGAGCTCCACGCCTTCAAAAATCACCCGTTTCAGGTGCGTGATGATGAAGAAATGCGGGCTATGGTTGCCAGTGTCAAGGATAAGGGCGTAACACAGCCCGCCATTGTGCGGCCCCGTGAGGGCGGCGGCTATGAAATCGTGTCCGGCCACCGCCGCCAGAAGGCAAGCCAGCTTGCCGGATATTTGGATATGCCCTGTATCGTCCGCAACCTTACCGATGAACAGGCCATCACGCAGATGGTGGAGGACAATACCAACCAGCGTGAAAATATCCTTCCCAGTGAGCGGGCAAAGGCCCTGAAAATGCAGTTGGAGGCTATCAAACATCAGGGTGCGCGGGAGACTTCGGGCCAAATTGACCCGAAGGAGGCCGGGAAACGCTCCAATGAGATTGTGGCCCTCCGCAATAAAATGACGGTTAAACAGGTTCAGCGGTATATCAAGCTCAATGACCTTGTGCCGGAGCTCTCAAAGGCCATGGACGAGGGCCGGATCAAATTCACTCCCGCCGTGGAGCTTGCCTATATCGCGCCGAAAAATCAGCAGTATATCGCCGTTGCTATTGACGCACAGCAGTCGGCCCCTTCTCTCTCACAGGCACAGCGTATGCGGGAGCTCGATCAGAAGGGCGTGCTCAACGGTGATGTGATTGACGGAATTATGCTGGAAGAAAAGAAGGAGGTAGACAAAGTGATTATCAATGGTGCAGAGCTGGAAAAGTATTTCGGGAAGGAAAAGACCCCGCAGGAAATGAAGGAGCAGATTATCAAGCTGCTGGACGACTGGAAGGGCAAGCAGAAGGAACACGCAAAGCCCGAGAAAAAGGCGGAGAAGGAGAAATAA
- a CDS encoding DUF6674 family protein → MPKKKAPAVETPIAENEYVKELLALLKANQSPAGKELLEAIGHVSEMEKQLASAVDELKAMRQDLEKMKNHPLKSVLQKSIVVLQDRILALRDSLAELKAGIIEGCKNTLAAVKERGISALDHAARFFHIKPGLAALRNNINEGIQADEKAISRIEAVSAEYHEAGRHLKNIGRALMGKEAVQEAKAPGKLAKTVQAPYRAERACFLAARNSLDKAVASLDRLERAAERQPSILKTMQEHKETSPPKKEKTAPAVAHDER, encoded by the coding sequence TTGCCAAAAAAGAAAGCGCCCGCCGTGGAAACGCCGATTGCTGAAAATGAGTATGTAAAGGAACTGCTGGCCCTGCTGAAAGCAAACCAGTCTCCGGCAGGAAAGGAACTGTTAGAGGCTATCGGCCATGTTTCCGAGATGGAAAAACAGCTTGCCAGCGCGGTTGACGAGCTGAAAGCCATGCGGCAGGATTTGGAGAAAATGAAGAACCACCCGTTAAAATCAGTCCTGCAAAAATCAATCGTTGTCTTGCAAGACCGTATTCTTGCCCTGCGTGACAGTCTCGCAGAGCTGAAAGCCGGTATCATTGAAGGCTGTAAAAATACATTGGCCGCTGTGAAGGAGCGTGGAATTTCCGCGCTGGATCACGCCGCCCGGTTCTTCCATATCAAGCCGGGGCTTGCGGCCCTGCGGAACAACATTAACGAAGGCATACAGGCTGACGAGAAGGCCATTTCCAGAATAGAGGCCGTAAGCGCCGAATACCACGAAGCCGGGCGGCACTTGAAAAACATAGGACGGGCCCTGATGGGGAAGGAGGCCGTACAGGAGGCGAAGGCCCCCGGAAAGTTGGCAAAGACGGTACAGGCCCCCTACCGGGCGGAACGGGCCTGTTTCCTTGCGGCCCGGAACAGTCTGGATAAGGCGGTTGCCAGTCTTGACCGTCTGGAACGCGCCGCCGAAAGACAGCCTTCGATCTTGAAAACCATGCAGGAGCATAAGGAAACGAGCCCGCCGAAGAAGGAAAAGACAGCTCCGGCGGTGGCACATGACGAGCGGTAG